In Homo sapiens chromosome 11, GRCh38.p14 Primary Assembly, one DNA window encodes the following:
- the LOC124902805 gene encoding translation initiation factor IF-2-like codes for MTGLIAHQALYVHTDLMPLAPAPLALDVNTLLSEHSWAVHNLPSHASPRSGLPRLPRLSGVGSQARPSPPHFSKSPQQILATPPSASTGSRHFPHLRRPTRAPAQAAPARGARGSLAPARDASPALPAERPGGLASPRQLGIPGASPGALQPRRPASRGPHGFCAASSGRPGAKSTRDGTAASCRARLVRQRARFTAPAAGRADAGLGWNSRLTEGSGSVCSEERGAGSRRRQDSSPQWFQSASRTEEPGRGAVHFRVEERTAAAEAAAAGPRSDSRSCSGGERSRAAAGREVSG; via the exons CCCCTGGCCCCAGCGCCGCTGGCCCTCG ACGTGAACACGCTCCTCAGTGAGCATTCTTGGGCAGTGCAcaacctccccagccatgccagcCCGCGCTCAGGCCTCCCCCGTCTTCCCCGTCTCTCCGGCGTCGGTTCTCAAGCTCGTCCTTCCCCGCCTCATTTCTCCAAAAGTCCGCAGCAAATCCTGGCAACTCCGCCTTCAGCATCTACCGGGAGCCGGCACTTCCCACACCTGCGCAGACCCACCCGGGCCCCAGCCCAGGCAGCCCCTGCACGGGGAGCCCGCGGGTCTCTGGCGCCCGCTCGGGACGCCTCCCCAGCGCTCCCCGCAGAGCGGCCAGGGGGTCTCGCGAGTCCGCGCCAGCTCGGGATCCCCGGAGCCTCCCCTGGTGCGCTGCAGCCACGCAGGCCTGCGTCCCGAGGCCCACACGGCTTCTGCGCGGCATCCTCAGGACGACCTGGAGCCAAATCCACACGGGACGGCACAGCAGCGTCCTGCCGAGCCCGCCTCGTCCGCCAGCGCGCACGATTCACCGCGCCTGCTGCGGGACGGGCGGACGCGGGGCTGGGCTGGAATAGCCGGCTCACGGAGGGCTCCGGCAGTGTTTGTTCAGAGGAGCGCGGCGCTGGTAGCAGGCGACGCCAGGACTCTTCTCCCCAG TGGTTCCAGTCAGCGAGCAGGACAGAGGAGCCCGGAAGAGGCGCCGTGCACTTCCGGGTCGAAGAGCGCACGGCGGCGGCagaggcggcggcggccgggCCTAGGAGCGACTCTCGGTCGTGCAGCGGCGGCGAGCGCTCGCGAGCGGCTGCGGGACGCGAGGTTTCCGGGTAA